In a genomic window of Bemisia tabaci chromosome 1, PGI_BMITA_v3:
- the LOC109043764 gene encoding uncharacterized protein: protein MATAHTRALFVFILLQIHRSDNSLHGPAGGSSKDDLSINQPSEMADLSILRESGKLNLSHPRRMRRESRVWFGSDGMAPPSQETSHRDDWERPRDWVSFREDPYDLEEFASSNLRRRSVDDEITSFDRCKQCDELLPIRPNLSLETPAHLETLTSDLKSQVVQTRTHRKSHQNGTDHSFSLIESSNRRLTTTSPDSNFAGHRSENTNTVALNDNLPAVQYDLPSASLPEFEESRLHKRRNKRRKHKKFNEAVIDALYEEARKNEDAIKMLYGMKAPSNVLNSKKSSRKMKQKHPISESCGGQEVFKRDISATKSSMSTLLDGKSLLVPEIDEGPIDLSTPFNDEEDDESVTVKVYESSVKISNNSLFSNLRFVPKKKNYWFKRVDRHDFDPKDPLQALSVDSDSEGDEKSESLPYDDSREYSYKNSSKNHESRLKYEKLPQRLAPNEYFAGVRMKKSNNGSDVSDINNTTVESSKTPSLEANIRELQTNSRSLTVNPAMQATDPFREVKKTKGNSAKIDELDKNKTGQGETALRILVSNGEIKSADSLMWNRSSKASKSGKSASEEIKRVSETRGRNGGNHN, encoded by the exons ATGGCAACTGCACATACTCGCGCTTTATTTGTATTCATATTGTTACAAATTCACCGCAGCGACAATTCG CTCCACGGTCCAGCTGGAGGAAGTTCAAAAGATGACTTAAGCATCAATCAGCCTTCAGAGATGGCTGATTTGAGTATCTTAC GCGAAAGCGGCAAACTGAACTTGAGTCACCCCCGGCGAATGCGGCGGGAGTCGCGGGTTTGGTTTGGCAGCGACGGGATGGCCCCACCGAGCCAGGAGACGAGCCACAGGGACGACTGGGAGCGACCTCGGGACTGGGTCAGTTTTCGGGAGGACCCATACGACCTCGAGGAATTCGCAAGCTCCAACCTCAGGCGCCGCTCCGTCGATGACGAGATAACTTCCTTCGATCGGTGCAAACAGTGCGATGAGCTCCTGCCCATCAGGCCCAACCTCAGCCTCGAGACCCCGGCCCACCTCGAGACTCTCACCAGTGACTTGAAATCGCAAGTCGTTCAAACCAGGACCCATCGCAAATCGCACCAAAATGGCACTGATCATTCTTTCAGTTTGATCGAAAGTTCAAACCGACGACTTACGACTACAAGTCCTGATTCCAACTTCGCAGGGCACCGTAGCGAAAACACCAACACGGTCGCGTTGAATGACAACCTTCCTGCCGTGCAATACGATTTACCGAGCGCTAGTTTACCCGAATTCGAGGAGTCGCGCCTGCATAAGAGGCGAAACAAACGGAGGAAGCACAAGAAATTCAACGAGGCTGTAATCGATGCACTGTATGAGGAGGCGCGAAAAAACGAAGATGCCATAAAAATGCTTTACGGAATGAAAGCACCGTCGAATGTCTTAAATAGCAAAAAATCCAGCCGGAAAATGAAGCAAAAGCATCCAATCAGCGAAAGCTGCGGAGGACAGGAAGTATTCAAAAGGGATATCTCTGCGACGAAAAGCTCGATGTCAACGTTGCTTGATGGGAAAAGCTTATTGGTTCCTGAAATCGACGAGGGTCCGATTGATCTCTCGACGCCTTTCAACGACGAGGAGGATGATGAGTCGGTGACGGTGAAAGTGTACGAGAGTTCAGTGAAAATTAGCAATAACTCGCTTTTTAGCAATCTCAGATTCGtcccgaagaaaaaaaattattggttcAAACGAGTTGATAGACACGATTTTGATCCCAAGGATCCCTTACAAGCCCTTTCGGTTGATTCAGATTCTGAAGGCGATGAAAAAAGTGAAAGCCTACCTTATGATGATTCGCGTGAATATTCTTACAAAAATTCGTCGAAAAATCATGAATCAAGattgaagtatgaaaaattacCGCAACGTCTCGCTCcaaatgaatattttgctgGTGTAAGAATGAAAAAGAGTAACAACGGATCAGACGTTTCAGACATCAATAACACAACTGTAGAGAGTTCCAAAACACCATCATTGGAGGCAAATATTAGAGAATTACAAACGAATTCAAGAAGTTTGACGGTGAACCCAGCCATGCAAGCCACAGATCCTTTCCGCGAGGTTAAAAAAACTAAAGGGAATTCAGCTAAGATAGATGaattggataaaaataaaacaggtcAGGGCGAAACAGCGTTGCGTATTCTTGTCTCGAATGGAGAGATCAAAAGTGCAGATTCTTTAATGTGGAATCGATCTTCGAAGGCAAGTAAGTCTGGTAAATCTGCATCTGAAGAGATAAAGAGGGTTTCGGAAACCAGAGGAAGGAACGGCGGAAACCATAACTGA